From Calliphora vicina chromosome 3, idCalVici1.1, whole genome shotgun sequence:
AAACCTATTAATATGGTAAATATCAGCATAAGAAAGCTGTATGAAAATGTTATAGGTTTTTCAGTatcaaatattagtttttcaaCATAATCATTACATCTTTTTCTAAAAAGTGGCCAATTGTTGATCTAAGACTCTAAGTCGTGAAGAGGCCTTTcaaaccaatttcggatactctattttgaagtgaagcgtatccctcagagatcgttctgcatcgatcgcaaCAAATAGTAGTCCGACGGCACAAGGTCTGTACTTGGGAAGTGAGGCAAAACCTCCCAACAACTTCtatctaaattgtttttaagaggtattgcaacatgggGCCGATCGTTGtcgttattaaaaatattactgtTTCATGTCTGAGCGCATTTCGTCCATTGCTCGCTTCAAACTAATCAGTAGCGTTCGGTACAGGTACCCCATGATGGTCTGGCCAAATTTCAGTAGCTCGTAATAGATATGGTCCTtatggtcccaccaaatacagagcattaccatttatatttggctttggtgtcgattcggatgCTTGAGCGGGCTTCATATAAGATCTCCTACGCttggggttatcgtaatggattcatttttcatcgcaagtaatgtttcggtgcaaaaattattttcttttatagcgtttaagcaACAAAATCAAGGTCTCTCAGGTTCAATGCGTATGGTACCTAacttccctgcttttggatgaatcctactgctcgcaaaagttttgaaatttttgattttacaagctcttgttgagtttgacaacgatcttcatggagtaatgcctccatttCTTGGTCCTCAAActtttttgtcttccgtgtcaaaatcaacacttctgaaccgaacaaacgatctctcgcacgttcaaactgatgaaacacattcaccataagctttggagagcaatcgatgtgcttcacggcaattttttcaaattaaagaactaaagcaaaacttcccgcatatgatgcttTGGTGGCACAACATtatacattttcgaagcaaaaactaagtgagaattaatgacagatatttactcttaaaaatgacatataagttctTTAAAAAAACCGCTTACAAAAGATACCATATCACACAACTTTCCTGTTTTTAAAGAACTCTCAGGAATATGTAccgaaaatataagaaaaacatCAACTattgcaaggcgaatttattacaggtgACGTTAAAGAGCCAGCTGAGTAGTTTctaactgtcaaagtttgtttacactggttttttaatttaaatatatggtGAATTCACatggtctcttatcatgtcatattgtcctaagaTTTCACGACTAGGCGGCTCGGTTTAAACGACTTCGgcacaggtctctgctggttggttacgataacacaataaatatagcatatagagtagtattattttaggacattttatgcttgaaaggcaataacaaccattttgaaatattaggacattatgacaatatgacatgatagaagaccatgtgaattgaccaataacgtttttgtttcttttaagaaCAAATATAAAACAGTAGAAAAGTAATCGTTTTAAATAATCAGCATATATAAGTATAAATATAATGAGATGCTGTTCTCCGTGAAAGTAAATTTctacttctttattttttttggctgtcagctgttgtttagctgtttgacagctaggaaatatttttacaaaaacaaaatacatgttttttttagtaGAGTTGCATTtgttgtatacccttcaccaattatactttcaaatacaaatttttatgtaaacaaaattaaatttttttcacaattgttaaaaaaatagtttcttttgattctggttaaaaaaaattctatatccctatatacatcgttgcaatggactttgaaatatctatcattatatatccatattgtctatattaatgacttagtaatccagatatatataaaaaatatatatctggattcccggttttttctttatagctcagccatttgtgggccgattttctcgattttaaatagcaactgttCCGGGAGAATtcctgatatattgatatatcaattatgtttgtaagttattttggggctacgtaaagttgatttcaacatacaaatggacagactgacatggctatatcgacttcgctatctattacgatgtagaaattacaattatatatacccttgccactcattgtgaagggtatagtaagtaagagtgctatattcggttaGGCCGAATCTTATGTATCCTTcagcaaatattaaaaacaattttgatgaaactaatattttgtataaaatttaggtgaaaaaaattttggtttaaaaaaaaaataaaattaggtgaGAAAAAATGTtggttgtatatttttgtacaatgtgtgtgctacattagagtgacagacgatttttataccctacaccaccatagtggggagggtataatgggGAGGGTttgctggctggttggctggctgtccatgtaaaccttgtgcgcagagtacaggtctcaatttttaagatatttcgatcaaatttggtacatataaatttttcggcccaaggaccaagcctattgaaactggctgaaatcggtccattatttcacctagccctcatacaaatgtcctctcgaaattggactttatcagccATATTTAGTTCcgaataagtttcatatatacaaaattcatgtcaccaaattttgttacgatcggtccataattagtcatagctcccatatagacttgcttccgaaaatcactatagcgttcataaatctcttaaaaatgttggtatatacacagaattcaacataaataactttcgtatagacataaatcatacgacctaatttcaaggtgatcggtccgtaattggtcatagctcccatataaggccacttccgaaaatcactcaaaaatataatttattaaaattttaaaagaaaaatgtttttgctcatttacttggtgtagggtattatatggtcgggcttgaccgaacatactttcttacttgctttttttagatttcaaagagcgCCGGGttgaatattgtgacactaggcctaagagttgagtgctgaaaatttgagccaaatcggacaacgatttctggacgcatcgaggtcaaagttcagatatatgcaaaattttactatttatatgaaataaataggtgaaactcgttaaaatatgtagatttatttatattaatgaatattacattaattttttttttttgaaaattacccaaaaactgtattatcgcttaaattcggaaaaaatgcaattttttcagttttttgtaaaaatggtgctactaaataaatacttttgaaattgaatgcaaatgaatcgaatgacaaaatttggttaaaaaatgttaaagttattacaaattcgccagaccattaacgtttCTCAGgtcacttgaacaagaaatttaggaaaaaaaaattaatatatatatataatagctaaaaatatccgtatttacttgtgtatgagtttttgtcttcattggataccgttaacctattcgcaggtatggcaaacaaaattatattttttaagggctgtttcaaatctccattttcaaatttttaaaaattttgttaaacaaatttcagaattttttgatcttttgaatttattgagaatataatgaggaataaaaatgtgaaaaaaatatgaaaatatctcttatagtttttccgtacctacgatttaaattttgtgatttttaagaaaaactatttttttgtccatattttggcgaatgagaccaatttccttactgttataaattttgagtaaaacctattcataatattatagtcctggcaattttaaatatggtctgaaaattttactaaaatcggaaaacgttaaccactaatcgtgaaggtcaaaggtcaaatttttcaatatttggaatttctaatgaaaatatagcaaaatgttatatattttggaccgattttgggCAAAGTggacttaaatttaattaagtgCTCGTAgctaataaatataacaaaaatgttttctatgttcaaaaattttacaattaggtcgtattgtcataatgtcctaaaatattattttagtttaaacaaattgttgttgtgctgcaaacaaaaaaagtgttattttatgacaaaagaataaaaatggttcaaaaagtcttattagtttacaacttttttgtttgaaagtttaaacaaaaatttgtttaaactaaaaaatattttaggacattatgacaatacgacctaatagcagaccatttgaatcccccaaatattttttttttttaaattttaatgataaagatttcagaatttgttttttttaaatatgcattTGATTTAAATGTTGGAAACAAAAGCTTGCATACATTATACAACTATATTCATTAATGcaaaaatgtaaagcaaaataaaacaaaaaagatggaaaaactgaaatatgaatataaaaggtAAAAGTAAAAGCCATGTATTGTTAgtgtatttaaatatgtattgtatatacaatagttatgtatgtatgtagttgtgTATTGTTCATTTACCAATATATCAATATGCAAATTAATTACACATTTCAATATTTGATGCACTCGATGTCgcaatttttcgattgttaatCGATGTCGCTGCACAATTGATGTTGTCGATGgcgatgatgttgttgttgatgttgctgctgatattgctgttgttgctgttctCATTGACAATGATGATAATGTTGATgttgatgtttttgttgttgctgatgatactgTATATATTGCTTTCGATATGCTGGGTGCTGTTGCTGTTGCAGCTGTCATTGTTGCTTTCGTTATAATATCTGGTGTCATTTTTAGTTattgttcaattttatatttttggtttctttttgttgttgttgttgttttacaattattttgggGTTTTCTTTTCAACTGACATGTgcttgttaaatttttcttttgattttttatttgtttgttttaatttcacttTTATAAAGATAAACAATGACAATGCatgttgtttaaattaaatgtacatttttttaatttatggaaTATACtgtgctttttttttaattatgtttttagaattgtagatatttaaatgttaattagaaatggattttttgtatgaaattgctaccaaattataaatacatttttttctttggtttaacattaatttttatagatctatgaccttttccgattgtttaaaatctaaaaaataacatTGAAGTACactcagagaaaaaatatagctgTACATGATGACCGCAATCAATTCAAAATGATTACAAGTTTTTgacaatattatttatatcattatGGATAATTACTGCAATCATATTATAAATATGGTACCCGCAATTATCTAAATAATTAAAGTgatcataatatttttaaaaaatttgtaatcatATTGAAATGATTGTGATGATCAtgtacaattatattttttctttaggtGTAGTCTGACATAAATCATATATCTTCTAAATCATATCAGCTATAGCTAGTTCAGGTagcctttaaaaatatatttactacaTCGAAATATTTCTAATCGAAAATATCGTGTCAATTAgattaataaaactttgttacaaaaaaaacgTGGATTTATTTAATGGGtgtattatataaaaaagcaggtctttttcaaatttttagattttattttggaatatttgtacaataaaaatttattcaaagtattggccattggtagctatgatattttcccatctttcatATGAATTCCGCGCTAGAATTACTGCTgatcttttaaggccaagaaggaatcaagccaatatcggatactctgttacaAAGTGAATCTTATTCCAGAGAAAGCGTTCTccttcgatcgaaacaagtagTAGTTGGACAGGGCAAGGTCTGTACTATTAAGCGGGTGAGGCAAGACTTTCCAAccaattcattctaaatagttttgtattgcaacatgtcaccgagtgttgtcatgaagGAATGTTACTGTTTCATGTCTtaccgcatattctgggtgtttttcggtcaatgctcgcatcaaacgaatctgttgcgttcggtgcaggttccatgtgatggccTGActagtagctcataatagatatgacccttttgctcccaccaaatacagagcattaccttatcgctttggatatttggctttggtatcgata
This genomic window contains:
- the LOC135954066 gene encoding intermembrane lipid transfer protein vps13F isoform X1, whose product is MTPDIITKATMTAATATAPSISKAIYTVSSATTKTSTSTLSSLSMRTATTAISAATSTTTSSPSTTSIVQRHRLTIEKLRHRVHQILKCVINLHIDILVLESNVNQLLDEVKEFNADLMEVKRLDDLIETLRDYSGPTIYHEWPFPLVCHATIDEADLAQTLNTS
- the LOC135954066 gene encoding intermembrane lipid transfer protein vps13F isoform X2; the protein is MTPDIITKATMTAATATAPSISKAIYTVSSATTKTSTSTLSSLSMRTATTAISAATSTTTSSPSTTSIVQRHRLTIEKLRHRVHQILKCVLESNVNQLLDEVKEFNADLMEVKRLDDLIETLRDYSGPTIYHEWPFPLVCHATIDEADLAQTLNTS